ttaaaggtgcagtaggggatctgccaaaatgctaaccgcttagcctATTATCTTTGGAccgcggggagggactgtgattcaaagccacacggcctgaaatctgcatttgctgacagtttgagctacttatctgAATTACGGGAGATGTCgacccgacaatatttaattggatgaacattttttagttttatgctttacccataatataaaatacataaaaacacatttagatcatttactttaatcattactattggactgtgaagagactttcaaccagcgcAACTAAAATGTTTCTgaggacaatcacctactgcacctttaattcaaTGCATTGCAAATTAACAGCATTTCCTTTGTCACACTCTATGCGACTGAAGTAGTATGAATGTTTTGTTGAGGTGTTTTTTGGTTGAAGCGAATGTAATATTGATTGTTATGCTGATCTATCTATCAAActatcagtctatctatctatgaatctatctatctatcttatctaTTTATCAATCAATCCTTAAACTGTAAACATTCCGCTGAAGTGAGTCTTTTATTAActttaaattctctttttccCCTCCTCAGTATAATCGAAGAGCTAAGGATGCGAGACCCGTCCTTCCCTGATGTTTCTCATGGAGTTCTCATCCACCGTGTGATTGTAGGATCTCCAGCCAACAGGTGTGCTGCTCTCTGAACATGATGTTATCAGCTGTTGATTAAGGCATCCTATTgatgatgtcatttcctgttttctgttttgcagagCCGGAATGAAGCCAGGAGATGTTATTATTGAGATCAATGGGGTAAAGGTGAACACGTTGGAGGAGATATATAATGCTGTGAGGACCAAATGTGGTGGTCCGCCGGGGGGCCGACCTGCTCATGCTGCACATGACCCCAGAGTCCACAGAGTGACATCAAGTCAAGTATTTAGTAAGATTAAGAAATGGTGAGTAATGAGAAGCTGTCATAGTTGGAGATGTTGTAAGAAAGGAATCATTTAAAGAGTTTTAGCAAACGCTGGACATTCGTGTAGTAAACGTGTTTCTGGAAGCGTATGAAATAATGTGGATGATTCAGACTTCTGTACACTGgataaacctcagtgtgtctgcgcaaactacactatcagtattgatttgaaggaatatcactgaatattttgtttaggattgtcatgatggcaacaaacactcaaagaccttaataaaactgggtgctcttattgtgaaaatgctgatgttttgtattgagtctcacattctcatgttacgacgtttgtattttaatacatttttctgaacAGCTCTGATTTCACAATAAACCATTGGAATATTTATGGATGATTTGCTGATGTCGCAGTGACTGatatgtttaggttttgggtcagCGCTGTACAGCATTCTGAAAAAGTGTATTTCTAAAAGTGCGCCGTAATGACGCCAGTGTCAACTGCAGTGTGTGTTGGAAAGGACTGGATGCTGTTCAAACCTCATGCCGAGTTTTTGTCACCCCATACAAAACCATTTTAAATCCACACAATCTGACAACACTGGGGCTAGATCACAATATAAGCCACAACACAAGTGAGttcaataaaatatatctttattacagacatgtacaaaaatcaaatatacaaaacattctGCTAATGTGACTCAGAACTCCAGCATGGACCAGTCGTGGTAAGGCATCTCTTCTAGAGGAATTCTGCACTCTGGATTCTCATGCAGACAAGCCCTCATCATATCACAGCATTCTGTGAAGAAGAAATGGAGAGGTgaggttattgttattattattattattattataccgtTTTTGCTTAATTGTTCTTTGATGAACATCTCACCTtgagagagggtaaatttggaccAGTCATGTTGGAGGTAGTACAGGTCATACGCTGATGGGAATTCTCCATGGAGCATTGTGAACAGAAGAACCCCAAGAGAATAGACCGTCGCTGGTTTGGCCCGGTAGCATCCTTTTTCATAAAACTCTGGCGGGATGTACGCTTCTGTACCTGGAGGAGAGACGTTTAGTTTAGCATCATGTTGAATATATATACCAGATGGGCTTCAGCTGTGCTAATTAACCAGCTTTCAATACGTTTATTAATAATGCTTATGCACATTCataactagtgttgtcaaaagtatcaactaCCAATCGATACCGACACTCATCACAGTCATATttgctgagcatgtgaacaccaatggccaatcagtggtgtttaacagcgctcaaattgacttgttaaatgtcagaatcgattggtaccgaagtcgatacttttgaccacactattCAAAACACCTACCAGAGAAGATACTGTAGGCTGATTCCATCATGAAGTCTCCACACCCGAAGTCGATCAGCTTGACTTCCAGTGTGTCGGGGTTCACCAGCAGGTTTTGAAGCTTAATGTCCCGGTGGAACACCCCGCGGTAACAGCACACGTTGGCCGCATAAACAGCTTGCCTCATGATGGTATGTGCTGTTTTCTCACTGAGGACTCCTCCGCTGACTTCAAGGAATGCCTCCAGGTCCATGCTTGGACTAGGCCGCTCCATCACCATGACATAATGGTTTTCAAAGACCTGCCAGTCCAGGAGCTTAATAATGTTCGCACACCTGGAGCCACCGCTGGCCATGTTTGCCAAGGTGATCTCTAGAGGAAGTGGCtggtcacatgactgaaaacaaaataataatgttggtttTCTAACAAGGGTTTCTGACCACAGCCTGTGgtctataataaatataagacTTTATAAACTGAACACAGCGAACAGAAAGTGTAGTCTACTCACAGAGCTGACATCTTGCATATTTGGGGTCTTCTGGACAAATTTAACTGCCACCTGTTTAAAGGAACAATTGAACAATTAACATGTGCACGGAGATcatttcattcagtcataaaTCCTGAACAGAGGATTCATTCGTCAGCAGAAATGTCCAAACAATGAAAGCTCTGATGATGTTCTTTAAACAGGGAACTTCATCAGAGGatttgagtctacaaaaatgaATACCTGCAGACCATCCTGTATGCGAATCCCCTCATACACGGAGCCGAAACCTCCTTCACCAAGCTGCTTTCCGAGTTTGTAGCGGCAGCTGATGTCATctgttaaaaatgaagaaaatgtcattaaattataaaccaaataaaaacacaaacagttgaagtcagaattattgtcagatttcagaacatgatagttttaataactcatttctaataactgatgtcttttatctttgtcgtgatgacagtacatcatatttactggatattttcaagataccagtgttcagcttaaagttctgaatacttaaactttattgctctgcatcatttgggaaatatttaaaaaatatgaataaaaaaatcacaggagggcgaataattttgacttcaactgtataattttacaaagtttgatgagcctaaacaaatgttctgaactccagcaataaacttactattgtccaagcaggtcccatCATCTGCTGTAGACTTCACAGCAGAGTCCTCTTGTGAGACCTGATCCGGTGAAGGGTTCGAGTTTTCATCCAGGGCAGAGTCACAGATGTCATCTGTTATGAGCTGCTGGCTCACTGGAAGTTCATTGTCCTCATCGGATGGTGAACTTGGAGGACTATCAAGCTCTTGCTCCAGGCTGTCCTCGCTGAGGGAGGATTCATTGTCTGCTGGGAAGTGAAGCTCTGCAGAGTCGTTCTCAATGACCACTGCAGAGTCAAAGCTGTTCACTTCAGGTTTAGAGTCCAAGTCTTCGTCTGCTGGATCATCAAGAGCTGGAGGTTGGAGAACTTCCAGCTCCAGGTTGCTCACAGCAGTGCAGAAGAATTTAGAGCTACTGATGGGCTCTGCGTGAAGTTCGTGGATCTCCTGCACACATAGCTGATCTAAAGAGAGGAAGGAACATCATTAATATGACTCTACAACTCTTTTTGACAAGATATTTGAACAGTTCATTTGCAGAAACATTactcaatgtgtttttattaatgATCTTCAAGGTTTTTCTGCATCGAATTAGCAAACAAGTAAACTATATATCTAAAGGCAAAgctcactgaaataaaaaaaatcctaatacaaataattcttattttttctgttttttacacaaaactacaaattctgaagaaaattcCTGAAATCAGCAGCCCTTAACCTTCATTGTAGGAAcacaaaatactgtggaagtcaatggctgaaagcacctcaaacaggtttaaggagtaaattatgacagaattgtcttgtttatgtgaactgtggctttaagaaactatctttctaaaatgtcttccagttaatgttcatttctgatctttaaacacttatgtgatgtgtttggtgtgtttaaTATGCTTTAGTAATTAAAAGTGCTCATAAATCTATTTTACCAACAACAGTAGCTCTTCTTCTGGAAACACAGGCGAAGAAGATGGGAGACAATTTGAGTTTCCTCTTTTTCTGTCTCCCTGCCTGTTTTCCTGCAGCGACGGCCGGGTCATCGGTCATCAGATGACGGTGATTCGCTGTCGTGCTGCCGGTGGGTTCGAGTGGCTCACACGGTTGTTCGTTCGCACACTTAACACCAAACGCTTTC
The genomic region above belongs to Danio rerio strain Tuebingen ecotype United States chromosome 21, GRCz12tu, whole genome shotgun sequence and contains:
- the LOC141379961 gene encoding serine protease HTRA2, mitochondrial-like: MVKSGFAHHLLLKKDAVPVHVDCPVSMDLDGEVIGINTMKVTAGISFAIPSDRVRLFLERSADKQKSWFGESGWKRCYIGVMMLTLTPSIIEELRMRDPSFPDVSHGVLIHRVIVGSPANRAGMKPGDVIIEINGVKVNTLEEIYNAVRTKCGGPPGGRPAHAAHDPRVHRVTSSQVFSKIKKWFWVSAVQHSEKVYF
- the pimr166 gene encoding Pim proto-oncogene, serine/threonine kinase, related 166 (The RefSeq protein has 1 substitution compared to this genomic sequence), producing MAFSKLINRLKKAFGVKCANEQPCEPLEPTGSTTENHRHLMTDDPAVAAGKQAGRQKKRKLKLSPIFFACVSRRRATVVDQLCVQEIHELHAEPISSSKFFCTAVSNLELEVLQPPALDDPADEDLDSKPEVNSFDSAVVIENDSAELHFPADNESSLSEDSLEQELDSPPSSPSDEDNELPVSQQLITDDICDSALDENSNPSPDQVSQEDSAVKSTADDGTCLDNNDISCRYKLGKQLGEGGFGSVYEGIRIQDGLQVAVKFVQKTPNMQDVSSSCDQPLPLEITLANMASGGSRCANIIKLLDWQVFENHYVMVMERPSPSMDLEAFLEVSGGVLSEKTAHTIMRQAVYAANVCCYRGVFHRDIKLQNLLVNPDTLEVKLIDFGCGDFMMESAYSIFSGTEAYIPPEFYEKGCYRAKPATVYSLGVLLFTMLHGEFPSAYDLYYLQHDWSKFTLSQECCDMMRACLHENPECRIPLEEMPYHDWSMLEF